Proteins encoded in a region of the Spirochaetota bacterium genome:
- a CDS encoding sulfite exporter TauE/SafE family protein, with translation MANIILLIVLGVTAGILSGLIGIGGGIIIIPALIFIFGFSQHQAQGTTLALMVPPIGILAAWTYYRQGLVDLHAALFICIGFVAGSFLGAKVATVVSSAVMEKIFGVALLLLSLKMIFAK, from the coding sequence ATGGCAAATATAATACTTCTTATTGTCCTCGGCGTCACGGCCGGGATCCTGAGCGGACTGATCGGCATCGGGGGCGGCATCATCATCATTCCGGCCCTGATCTTTATTTTCGGGTTCTCTCAGCACCAGGCCCAGGGCACGACCCTGGCCCTGATGGTCCCGCCCATAGGGATCCTCGCGGCCTGGACCTATTACCGGCAGGGCCTTGTGGACCTGCACGCGGCCCTGTTCATATGCATCGGCTTTGTCGCGGGCAGTTTTCTCGGGGCCAAGGTGGCGACGGTCGTCTCCAGCGCTGTTATGGAAAAAATATTCGGCGTCGCCCTGCTGCTACTCTCGTTAAAAATGATATTCGCCAAATGA
- a CDS encoding electron transfer flavoprotein subunit alpha/FixB family protein, which translates to MAKILVVADIEKGAVGRSTLEQLAFARKSGIPADAVLIGNGVGQLADLCAGHGAERVFVCDHSSVEKFLNASWSALIVEARKQSGADIVLMKASELGKALAPKVAGKLGAGIANDCGRIVIDGDTVTVSRPAMGTRVMETLKFKSSLKVISVKQGLAEIDPAARPRAARRIDIAVPAPEPRNILREIIVKKTERVDLGEARIVISIGRGAQRNLDDVNKLADSMGAAVGATRPVIDAGLLPYNLQVGQTGRKVSPDLYIALGISGSILHVSGMVESKCIVAVNRDPQAPIFAVADYGIVGDVNAVLPVFKKNIAGFFK; encoded by the coding sequence ATGGCGAAAATACTGGTTGTTGCTGATATTGAGAAAGGCGCAGTGGGACGGTCAACCCTTGAACAGCTGGCCTTCGCCAGGAAGTCGGGAATTCCGGCGGACGCGGTCCTCATCGGGAACGGCGTGGGACAGCTGGCCGACCTGTGCGCGGGCCACGGCGCGGAAAGGGTTTTCGTCTGCGACCATTCAAGCGTTGAAAAATTCCTCAACGCGTCCTGGTCCGCCCTGATCGTGGAGGCACGGAAACAGAGCGGCGCCGACATCGTGCTGATGAAAGCCTCGGAATTAGGGAAGGCCCTCGCGCCGAAGGTCGCGGGCAAGCTGGGCGCGGGAATCGCCAATGACTGCGGCAGGATTGTCATTGACGGCGACACCGTCACCGTGTCAAGGCCGGCCATGGGCACGAGAGTCATGGAGACATTGAAGTTCAAGTCGTCCCTCAAAGTAATATCGGTCAAACAGGGACTGGCGGAGATTGATCCGGCCGCGAGGCCCCGGGCCGCCCGCAGGATCGACATAGCCGTGCCCGCCCCGGAACCGCGTAACATCCTCAGGGAGATAATCGTTAAAAAGACCGAGCGGGTCGACCTGGGAGAGGCGCGCATAGTCATCTCTATCGGCAGGGGCGCGCAGAGGAATCTGGATGATGTCAACAAGCTCGCCGATTCAATGGGCGCGGCAGTGGGAGCGACACGCCCCGTCATCGATGCCGGCCTTCTTCCCTACAACCTCCAGGTGGGGCAAACAGGGCGCAAGGTCAGTCCCGACCTTTACATCGCACTGGGCATATCCGGATCGATCCTCCATGTCTCGGGAATGGTGGAATCGAAGTGCATAGTCGCGGTGAACAGGGACCCGCAGGCGCCCATCTTCGCCGTTGCGGATTACGGTATTGTCGGCGATGTCAATGCGGTTCTGCCGGTCTTTAAAAAAAATATCGCAGGATTCTTTAAATAA